The following coding sequences lie in one Spirosoma sp. KUDC1026 genomic window:
- a CDS encoding Do family serine endopeptidase codes for MKSNWKLLAIMALLSSVVTLAAYNLLGFNNRDVIFNESSGTPTITGRLAALTGNGPMSTPNEFSTAAELVTPTVVHIRTTMTRTVRQQQVPDIFKEFFGEGFGGGQSQPRRQRGQASGSGVIISKDGYIVTNNHVVQDADEVEVIMTDKRSFKAKVIGTDPLTDLAVIKVEANNLPTVVLGDSDALKLGEWVLAVGYPLDLESTVTAGIVSAKGRRIGILDQNIDRNDPQPDAPVEAFIQTDAAINPGNSGGALVNLRGELIGINSAIASATGYYSGYGFAVPVSLVKKVSADLLKYGNVQRGYIGIRPIELNSTVAKEKNVKVGRGIYIEEVVDKGAAKAAGLQKGDVIIKMEGQSLDSDAQMREIIGRRRPGDAVTVTVNRNGTERDFKVELRNRNGNNEIIKKADVAAASSSLNSLGASFQELSAQEAKQLGVSGGVRISKLTDGKLSETDIEEGFIIVKANGKNVKTTKDLQAVMSTVKEGEGLMLIGMYPNSSRMYYYAVPV; via the coding sequence ATGAAAAGCAACTGGAAATTACTAGCAATAATGGCTCTCTTGTCCAGTGTTGTAACGCTGGCCGCTTACAACCTGCTGGGTTTTAACAATCGGGATGTCATTTTCAACGAATCGTCGGGTACCCCCACGATTACCGGACGGTTGGCTGCCTTGACGGGCAACGGACCAATGTCTACCCCTAACGAATTCTCTACCGCTGCCGAACTGGTTACACCGACGGTCGTACACATTCGGACAACGATGACGCGTACGGTACGTCAGCAACAGGTTCCTGATATCTTTAAGGAGTTTTTCGGCGAAGGTTTCGGTGGTGGTCAGTCGCAGCCACGCCGTCAGCGCGGACAGGCGTCGGGTTCGGGTGTTATTATCAGCAAAGACGGCTATATTGTAACGAACAACCACGTTGTTCAGGACGCCGACGAAGTAGAGGTGATCATGACCGACAAACGTAGCTTTAAAGCAAAAGTGATCGGCACTGACCCGCTGACCGACCTGGCTGTCATCAAAGTTGAGGCTAATAACCTGCCAACCGTTGTTCTGGGTGATTCTGATGCCCTTAAACTGGGCGAATGGGTTCTGGCTGTTGGTTATCCACTTGATCTGGAATCGACCGTTACAGCGGGTATTGTGAGCGCCAAAGGTCGCCGGATTGGTATCTTGGATCAGAACATTGACCGGAACGATCCACAGCCCGACGCACCTGTAGAAGCCTTTATCCAGACGGATGCAGCCATCAACCCCGGTAACTCGGGTGGTGCTCTGGTAAACCTACGTGGTGAACTGATTGGTATCAACTCGGCTATTGCTTCGGCAACGGGTTATTACAGCGGCTACGGCTTTGCAGTACCCGTATCGCTGGTGAAGAAAGTATCGGCCGACCTGCTGAAGTATGGCAACGTACAACGCGGTTATATCGGTATCCGTCCGATCGAACTGAACAGCACGGTTGCCAAAGAGAAAAATGTTAAAGTAGGTCGTGGTATCTACATTGAGGAAGTCGTCGACAAAGGTGCTGCCAAAGCCGCTGGTCTGCAGAAAGGTGACGTTATCATCAAAATGGAAGGTCAGTCGCTGGATTCAGACGCTCAGATGCGCGAAATCATCGGTCGTCGTCGCCCAGGTGATGCGGTAACGGTAACGGTCAATCGGAACGGCACCGAACGTGATTTCAAAGTTGAACTGCGCAACCGCAATGGCAACAATGAGATCATCAAAAAAGCGGACGTAGCAGCCGCTAGCTCATCACTGAACTCACTAGGTGCCAGCTTCCAGGAATTAAGCGCCCAGGAAGCGAAACAGCTCGGCGTGAGCGGTGGCGTTCGGATCAGCAAGCTGACGGATGGCAAACTGTCTGAAACCGACATTGAAGAAGGTTTCATCATCGTGAAAGCCAACGGTAAAAACGTTAAGACAACGAAAGACCTGCAGGCAGTAATGTCGACCGTGAAAGAAGGCGAAGGTCTGATGCTGATCGGGATGTATCCAAACAGCTCACGGATGTACTACTACGCCGTACCTGTCTAA
- the rnc gene encoding ribonuclease III: MQLALPRNLLNPFDWFRRGDARPSEDRPDRSHPRKNLRRSIANIIGERPSNLGLYQLALRHTSASKATAIEGFRESNERLEYLGDAVLGMIIAEYLFKKYPYKDEGFLTEVRSRIVNRETLNGISRKIGLDQLIEYDGSRTRAMPARTSMYGDALEALVGAIYLDKGFRFSRRFILKSLLSHYDIESVVQNNGNFKSRLIEWSQREGKEIRFEILSEKGSSHFREFIAQVLVNDEPFATGSGYSKKKAEQAAAEKALGLLSGTDD, from the coding sequence GTGCAACTCGCTTTGCCCCGTAACTTGCTCAATCCTTTCGACTGGTTCCGGCGTGGCGACGCCCGACCTAGCGAAGACCGGCCTGATCGTAGTCACCCGCGCAAAAATTTGCGTCGGTCGATAGCGAATATCATCGGCGAGCGCCCCTCTAACCTGGGGTTATACCAATTGGCGTTACGGCACACGTCGGCTTCGAAAGCTACGGCCATTGAAGGCTTCCGTGAATCGAACGAGCGGCTGGAGTATCTGGGTGATGCCGTGCTGGGCATGATCATCGCCGAGTATCTCTTTAAAAAGTATCCCTACAAAGACGAAGGCTTCCTGACCGAAGTACGCTCCCGGATCGTGAACCGGGAAACACTGAACGGAATTTCCCGTAAGATTGGTCTGGATCAGCTTATCGAGTACGACGGTAGCCGTACCCGCGCCATGCCTGCCCGTACGTCTATGTATGGCGACGCTCTGGAAGCGCTGGTAGGAGCGATTTACCTGGATAAAGGCTTTCGGTTCTCCCGTCGCTTCATCCTGAAGAGCTTGCTCTCGCACTACGATATCGAGTCGGTTGTGCAGAACAACGGCAATTTCAAAAGCCGGTTGATCGAGTGGTCGCAACGGGAAGGTAAAGAGATTCGCTTCGAGATTCTGTCGGAGAAGGGTAGTAGTCACTTCCGCGAGTTTATTGCGCAGGTACTGGTGAACGACGAGCCTTTCGCTACGGGTAGTGGCTACAGTAAGAAAAAAGCCGAACAGGCAGCAGCCGAGAAGGCCCTTGGCCTATTGAGCGGCACTGACGACTGA
- the fabF gene encoding beta-ketoacyl-ACP synthase II gives MTFKRVVVTGLGALTPIGNDVPTYWNNLAAGVSGAGPITKFDASKFRTQFACEVKGLDVTQHIPRQEARKMDMFTHYALIATDEAVRDANINLDTLDKNKVGVIWGSGIGGLKSFEDEMIDYAKGDGTPRINPFFIVRMIADSASGQISMRYGFRGTNYVTVSACASTNNAIIDAFNYIRLGRMNMCVAGGSEAAVTRAGIGGFNANRALSERNDSPETASRPYDKDRDGFVLGEGAGAIILEEYEHAQARGAKIYAELIGGGMSSDAYHITAPHPDGLGAYLAMKDALDDAGIEPTEIDYINTHGTSTPIGDPQELKAIHQLFGEHSFNLNISSTKSMTGHLLGAAGAVEAIACLKAMEHQLVPPTINHFTPDEEIDPRFNLTFNTAQARSLTTVMSNAFGFGGHNAIIIFRKLS, from the coding sequence ATGACATTCAAACGAGTCGTAGTGACCGGCCTCGGCGCGCTGACGCCCATCGGCAACGATGTACCCACTTACTGGAACAACTTGGCCGCCGGCGTAAGCGGGGCCGGTCCCATTACGAAGTTTGACGCGAGCAAGTTTCGTACGCAGTTCGCCTGCGAAGTAAAAGGTCTTGACGTGACGCAGCACATTCCGCGGCAGGAAGCCCGTAAAATGGATATGTTTACCCATTACGCGCTTATTGCCACCGATGAAGCTGTCCGCGACGCAAATATTAACCTCGATACCCTCGACAAGAACAAGGTCGGTGTTATCTGGGGCTCTGGCATTGGCGGGCTGAAATCCTTCGAGGACGAAATGATCGACTACGCTAAAGGCGATGGTACTCCTCGTATCAACCCCTTCTTTATCGTCCGAATGATTGCCGACAGTGCGTCGGGTCAGATTTCGATGCGATATGGATTCCGGGGAACGAACTACGTAACGGTATCGGCCTGCGCGTCAACGAATAACGCAATTATCGACGCGTTCAACTACATTCGGCTGGGCCGCATGAATATGTGTGTAGCGGGCGGCTCGGAAGCGGCCGTTACCCGGGCCGGTATTGGTGGCTTCAACGCCAACCGTGCCCTGTCGGAACGGAATGACTCGCCCGAAACGGCTTCTCGTCCGTACGACAAAGACCGCGATGGCTTTGTGCTTGGCGAAGGTGCGGGCGCGATTATTCTGGAAGAATACGAACACGCACAGGCTCGCGGAGCGAAAATCTACGCTGAGCTGATTGGCGGTGGTATGTCTTCGGATGCGTACCACATCACAGCTCCCCACCCGGACGGGCTGGGCGCTTATCTGGCCATGAAAGATGCGCTGGATGATGCAGGCATCGAGCCAACCGAAATTGATTACATCAATACCCACGGAACGTCGACACCCATCGGCGATCCTCAGGAATTAAAAGCAATTCATCAGCTTTTTGGCGAACATTCGTTTAACTTGAACATTAGTTCGACGAAATCAATGACTGGCCACCTCTTAGGAGCGGCTGGTGCTGTTGAAGCTATTGCCTGTCTGAAAGCGATGGAGCACCAACTGGTGCCTCCAACAATCAATCACTTCACACCAGACGAAGAGATTGACCCGCGCTTTAATCTGACTTTCAATACGGCTCAGGCTCGTTCTCTGACAACCGTAATGAGCAATGCTTTTGGTTTCGGCGGGCACAACGCCATAATTATCTTCCGAAAACTTAGCTAA
- a CDS encoding acyl carrier protein: protein MSEIAEKVKNIIVEKLGVEESEVTPEASFTNDLGADSLDTVELIMEFEKEFNLPIPDDDAEKIATVGAAIDYLETHLKK from the coding sequence ATGTCAGAAATTGCAGAAAAAGTAAAGAACATCATTGTTGAAAAACTAGGTGTTGAAGAGTCAGAAGTTACTCCTGAAGCAAGCTTCACCAACGATCTGGGCGCTGACTCGCTGGATACGGTTGAGCTGATCATGGAATTTGAAAAAGAATTCAACCTGCCAATCCCTGACGACGACGCAGAGAAAATCGCTACGGTTGGTGCTGCTATCGATTATCTCGAAACGCACCTCAAAAAATAA
- the kdsA gene encoding 3-deoxy-8-phosphooctulonate synthase: protein MQIPKLKHTSGNRFFLMAGPCAIEGRDMALQIAERIVTITDKLGIPYIFKGSYRKANRTKLNSFTGIGDELALSILKEVGDTFDIPTVTDIHESEEAAMAAPSVDVLQIPAFLCRQTELLEAAAKTGRAVNVKKGQFLSGESMGFAVEKVKATNPDATVFLTDRGNSFGYGDLVVDYRNLPAMQAHGVPVVMDCTHSLQQPNQASGVTGGKPALIATIAKAAIAVGADGLFIETHPDPSCAKSDGANMLPLDQLEAMLERLVRVRESIL from the coding sequence ATGCAAATCCCCAAACTAAAGCATACCAGCGGAAACCGCTTTTTTCTGATGGCGGGCCCCTGTGCGATTGAGGGCCGTGATATGGCGCTGCAGATTGCCGAGCGCATTGTGACGATCACCGACAAGCTAGGTATTCCGTATATTTTTAAAGGTTCGTACCGGAAGGCGAACCGGACCAAACTAAATTCCTTTACGGGTATCGGTGACGAACTAGCCCTGTCGATTCTCAAAGAAGTAGGGGATACGTTTGACATTCCGACCGTAACGGACATCCACGAATCGGAAGAGGCTGCTATGGCCGCGCCTTCCGTGGATGTACTTCAGATTCCTGCTTTTCTCTGCCGCCAGACCGAACTGCTGGAAGCAGCCGCTAAAACCGGCCGGGCGGTCAACGTAAAAAAAGGGCAGTTCCTCTCTGGCGAAAGCATGGGCTTTGCCGTTGAAAAAGTAAAAGCCACGAACCCCGATGCAACGGTTTTCCTGACGGATCGGGGAAATTCGTTCGGCTACGGTGATCTGGTTGTCGACTACCGGAACCTGCCTGCCATGCAGGCGCACGGCGTCCCGGTGGTGATGGACTGTACGCACTCATTACAGCAGCCAAATCAGGCATCAGGCGTGACGGGGGGCAAACCCGCCCTGATCGCGACGATCGCTAAGGCGGCTATTGCCGTTGGCGCCGATGGTCTGTTTATCGAAACACACCCGGATCCGTCCTGCGCCAAATCAGACGGCGCTAATATGCTGCCCCTGGACCAGTTGGAAGCTATGCTGGAGCGGCTGGTACGCGTTCGGGAAAGTATTTTGTAA
- a CDS encoding TIGR01459 family HAD-type hydrolase, whose translation MQLDSFSSLIDKYQVFFFDAFGVLKNYKGLIPGVVDTFAYLRQQQKQLYILTNDASRSPQQLAESYWKLGMSDVTPDMIISSGMLAREYLQLKVNHGTVAYLGTENSAHYIESAGLKTLSISELTLENISEINALVLLDDEGFDWNTDINKAVNLLRRRNIPAIVANTDATYPVSKNRLAIAIGSIADMLESIVGKQFIRFGKPDAQLFMFAYERVQEQTPTISKRDILMVGDTLRSDISGGNKFGLDTVLVLSGNTAPSEAEIRILATGIIPTYICESIVL comes from the coding sequence ATGCAGCTCGACTCATTCAGCAGTTTAATAGATAAATACCAGGTCTTTTTCTTTGATGCCTTCGGTGTCCTCAAAAACTACAAAGGTTTAATACCCGGCGTTGTCGATACGTTTGCGTACCTGCGTCAGCAGCAGAAGCAACTGTATATCCTGACAAACGATGCGTCGCGCAGTCCGCAGCAGCTAGCCGAGTCGTACTGGAAATTAGGGATGAGCGACGTAACGCCTGACATGATTATTTCTTCGGGAATGCTGGCGCGGGAGTACCTGCAACTTAAAGTAAACCACGGTACAGTGGCCTATCTGGGCACCGAAAATTCAGCGCACTACATTGAATCAGCTGGCCTAAAAACGCTGTCCATCAGCGAGCTGACACTGGAGAATATTTCGGAAATAAACGCGCTGGTACTACTCGATGATGAAGGGTTCGACTGGAATACCGACATCAACAAAGCGGTCAATCTGCTGCGCCGGCGTAACATCCCGGCTATTGTCGCCAATACCGATGCAACGTATCCGGTTTCTAAAAATCGACTGGCCATTGCCATTGGCAGCATCGCCGACATGCTTGAATCGATTGTTGGGAAGCAGTTCATCCGGTTTGGCAAGCCCGACGCGCAACTGTTCATGTTTGCTTACGAGCGGGTCCAGGAACAAACGCCCACCATCAGCAAACGGGATATTCTGATGGTGGGCGATACGTTACGTTCCGACATTAGCGGAGGGAATAAATTTGGCCTGGATACGGTATTGGTCCTCTCGGGTAATACTGCCCCTTCCGAAGCGGAAATCCGTATCCTGGCCACCGGCATCATCCCAACTTATATCTGCGAATCGATTGTCCTGTAA
- a CDS encoding alpha-L-fucosidase — protein MKARLSYAIIFLYFLPCFTTYAQINPKALKEWQAQKYSMFIHFGGIYSVLGGVWNDKPVTVGLSEQIQAHAGIYSDTYANVASRFNPTHWNPDSIAILAKRAGMRSIVITSKHHDGFCMFKTATTDFNVVDATPYKRDIVGELAEACKRQGVTFGLYFSLIDWHFPEASPISSHNSDSITPAHHEYNKKQITELLTNYGPVAELWFDMGSQSLAQSKEMRDLVHKLQPDCMIGSRIGNDMGDFTVMGDNQEPDYTIGVPWQSPASFFDETWGYRSWQKRVPENEKMREKLTSLIRVVSRGGKYLLNIGPKGDGSVVPYEKDILIRIGQWLSKNGEAIYGTNPDPFYQSFAWGSITSRPNMLYLHVLNQPAGGQIALPGLSGTIKSASILGDKSAKLAVVRGKDGLGINLPKNFSVARDIQVIAVEFADGYSVRPYQPILLDNTARLTHDNSYKYYSNSGIDYNSRFQSTIAESWTVRPEQSGTFKPVLIYSDEEKGKKLELTIGEKSSDVTLSGGKSISLPTTSSLTWGPLYISGLIRSGIGGLPADAAAIDVTKPWHGKPWQKKADWQNGTVYELPAGLTSSYYVLQEITAPADQTVLVGITSGDGVLVALNGKQLLEHNSPDKSPRTNDIIMLPLKRGKNQLLVKLFNNFQKNIPIGIDYTVPQTLYQKELPAVRLDNAFIPVRWSLNNPATPHQTLVVPNLSLQFVNE, from the coding sequence ATGAAGGCCCGCCTTTCGTACGCGATTATTTTCCTTTACTTCCTGCCCTGCTTCACTACCTACGCTCAGATCAACCCCAAGGCGCTGAAAGAATGGCAGGCCCAGAAGTATTCGATGTTTATCCACTTTGGCGGGATCTATTCGGTACTGGGCGGGGTCTGGAACGATAAGCCGGTAACGGTTGGACTGAGCGAACAGATTCAGGCCCACGCGGGTATTTACAGCGATACCTATGCCAACGTAGCCAGTCGATTCAATCCCACGCACTGGAACCCTGATTCGATCGCCATACTGGCAAAGCGAGCGGGTATGCGCTCTATCGTTATTACGTCGAAGCACCACGACGGATTCTGTATGTTCAAAACAGCTACGACCGATTTCAACGTAGTTGATGCGACGCCTTACAAACGCGACATCGTTGGCGAACTGGCCGAAGCCTGCAAACGGCAGGGGGTTACGTTCGGGCTCTATTTTTCCCTGATCGACTGGCACTTCCCGGAAGCCTCCCCTATCTCCAGCCATAACTCCGACTCGATCACGCCAGCGCACCACGAGTACAACAAAAAGCAGATTACTGAACTACTAACCAACTACGGCCCCGTTGCTGAGTTGTGGTTCGACATGGGGTCGCAGAGTCTGGCGCAGAGTAAAGAAATGCGCGACTTGGTTCACAAACTCCAGCCTGATTGCATGATTGGAAGCCGGATTGGAAACGATATGGGCGATTTTACGGTCATGGGCGACAACCAGGAACCGGATTACACCATTGGCGTACCCTGGCAGTCGCCGGCCTCGTTCTTTGACGAAACCTGGGGCTACCGCTCCTGGCAGAAGCGAGTACCGGAGAACGAAAAGATGCGCGAGAAACTCACCAGCCTGATTCGCGTGGTAAGCCGGGGCGGCAAATACCTGTTGAATATTGGCCCCAAAGGCGACGGTTCGGTCGTACCCTACGAAAAAGATATTCTGATACGTATTGGGCAGTGGCTAAGTAAAAACGGCGAGGCTATCTACGGCACCAACCCAGATCCGTTCTATCAATCGTTTGCCTGGGGCAGCATCACCAGCCGCCCAAATATGCTGTATCTGCACGTATTAAATCAGCCGGCCGGTGGTCAGATTGCCTTACCCGGCCTTAGTGGAACGATCAAAAGCGCGTCTATCCTGGGCGATAAGAGCGCGAAACTGGCGGTCGTTCGCGGGAAGGATGGTCTGGGTATCAACCTGCCAAAGAACTTCAGCGTTGCCAGGGACATTCAGGTGATTGCCGTTGAGTTTGCGGACGGGTACAGCGTTCGTCCCTACCAACCTATTCTTCTGGACAATACAGCCCGACTTACCCACGACAATTCGTACAAATATTACAGCAATTCGGGCATTGACTACAACTCCCGCTTTCAAAGCACTATTGCCGAATCCTGGACGGTTCGGCCTGAACAAAGTGGTACGTTCAAACCTGTTCTGATTTATTCGGATGAAGAGAAGGGCAAAAAGCTTGAACTGACCATTGGCGAGAAATCGTCTGACGTAACGCTCTCCGGTGGGAAATCTATTTCTTTACCCACCACGTCGTCGCTAACCTGGGGACCGTTGTACATATCGGGCCTGATACGATCGGGTATTGGCGGGCTCCCCGCCGATGCGGCCGCAATCGACGTAACGAAACCCTGGCACGGTAAACCCTGGCAAAAGAAGGCTGATTGGCAGAACGGAACGGTTTATGAATTACCCGCTGGTCTGACAAGCTCCTATTACGTACTACAGGAAATCACCGCCCCGGCCGACCAGACCGTACTGGTGGGCATCACTAGTGGCGATGGTGTGCTGGTGGCCCTGAATGGCAAACAGCTACTGGAACACAACAGCCCGGATAAATCGCCAAGAACCAACGACATCATAATGCTGCCGCTGAAGCGGGGTAAAAATCAGCTACTCGTCAAGCTGTTCAACAACTTCCAGAAAAACATCCCGATTGGGATTGATTATACCGTCCCTCAGACACTTTATCAGAAAGAACTGCCCGCTGTACGGCTGGATAATGCGTTTATTCCTGTTCGCTGGTCGCTGAACAATCCGGCAACACCCCACCAGACGCTGGTCGTTCCGAACCTATCGCTTCAGTTCGTGAACGAGTAA
- a CDS encoding glutamine synthetase family protein, with translation MNQQDAIDAINQAASPKIKYAFADIDGILRGKVIHRQKLLDSLADGSGFCDVVWGWDSSDTPYDNGIITGWQSGYPDTPVRIDLSTLRHIPWEDNLPFFLADFSNPNGPDLAACPRSLLKRIASLCRDMGFHAEYAQEFEWFNFRETPQSLQTKGFRSLEPLTPGMFGYSILRPSLESSFYHDLFDLLTQFDIPIEGLHTETGPGVYEAAIMHDEVLRAADKAVLFKTGVKEIAYKHGIIATFMAKWNADLPGCSGHIHQSLWNADKSQNLFFDPSKPGKMSELMRQFIAGQLYCLPHITPMFAPTINSYKRLVEGAWAPTTVTWSFDNRTTALRILNQHEKLTRVEHRVSGADTNPYLALAAALASGLYGIKHQLSLDIPPSVGNGYADKQYGILPANLYEATQQMARSPIATELFGSEFVNHFTRTRDWEWRQYARQVSDWELKRYFEII, from the coding sequence ATGAATCAGCAGGACGCAATCGACGCTATCAACCAGGCCGCCAGCCCTAAAATCAAGTATGCATTTGCTGATATTGATGGCATATTACGGGGTAAAGTGATTCACCGTCAGAAGCTGCTGGATAGTCTGGCCGACGGATCGGGCTTCTGCGATGTGGTCTGGGGCTGGGATTCGTCGGATACGCCCTACGATAACGGGATCATCACCGGCTGGCAGTCGGGTTACCCGGATACGCCGGTCAGGATTGACCTGAGTACGTTGCGGCACATCCCCTGGGAGGACAACCTACCGTTTTTCCTGGCCGATTTCAGTAATCCCAACGGCCCCGATCTGGCAGCCTGTCCTCGGTCGTTGCTGAAGCGTATCGCCAGCCTGTGCCGCGACATGGGTTTCCACGCTGAGTACGCGCAGGAATTTGAGTGGTTCAACTTCCGGGAAACCCCTCAGTCCCTTCAGACAAAGGGCTTTCGCAGTCTGGAACCCCTCACACCCGGTATGTTCGGTTACTCTATCCTGCGTCCGTCGCTCGAAAGCTCATTTTATCACGACCTGTTCGATTTACTGACCCAGTTTGACATTCCCATCGAAGGGCTGCATACCGAAACCGGGCCGGGCGTTTACGAAGCCGCCATCATGCACGACGAGGTTCTCCGGGCGGCCGACAAGGCGGTCCTCTTTAAGACGGGCGTTAAGGAAATTGCGTACAAACACGGCATCATCGCTACGTTCATGGCCAAATGGAACGCCGATCTGCCCGGTTGCAGCGGCCATATTCACCAGAGCCTCTGGAACGCCGACAAAAGCCAGAACCTGTTTTTTGACCCGTCTAAACCCGGCAAAATGAGCGAGCTGATGCGGCAGTTCATTGCCGGTCAGTTGTATTGTCTACCGCACATTACGCCGATGTTCGCCCCGACGATCAATAGCTATAAGCGGCTGGTAGAGGGCGCCTGGGCACCTACAACCGTCACCTGGTCGTTCGATAACCGAACGACAGCACTACGAATTCTGAATCAGCACGAAAAGCTGACCCGCGTTGAACACCGCGTCTCGGGGGCAGATACGAACCCGTACCTGGCCCTGGCGGCCGCGCTGGCATCTGGTTTGTACGGAATCAAACACCAGTTGTCGCTGGACATTCCACCGTCCGTTGGAAACGGCTACGCCGACAAACAGTATGGCATACTACCCGCCAATCTTTATGAAGCAACCCAGCAGATGGCCCGCTCCCCCATTGCTACCGAACTGTTTGGTAGTGAGTTCGTTAACCACTTTACCCGAACACGCGACTGGGAATGGCGGCAATACGCCAGACAGGTAAGCGACTGGGAGTTGAAGCGGTATTTTGAAATTATTTAG
- a CDS encoding sensor histidine kinase, with protein sequence MESTLKKPHALPVSSSPTSRAVSSSFWETWGTWLAILGCLVILSLYTDFGDFLQGFSDGFTDEGKRKPLSTGVLIGASFVLLLGLLLCIAVLSGISHLYYRAFHQHVFRKNQVAYTILYIVCLLLFWNLLSDGLEKLNFFGTVRKKSTVMDAAEYNEMIASVLASILLIYMVVYGFIIDYRKSRKLQTALVQQRTQAELDALKAQVNPHFLFNSLNNIYGTAIQEGSPRTAESVQQLSGIVRYVMEESRLQTTDIRRELRFIGDFVELQQLRLPNLDTIDIRTTVDWDEQPAHIVPLLLNPLIENAFKYGISIHYPCFVYISLRVQEGQLRLTTENSVLPRNELEKSTGLGLANVRQRLDLAYPDRYRLAINETDETFHVTLTIDL encoded by the coding sequence ATGGAAAGCACATTGAAAAAGCCACACGCATTACCCGTTTCTTCTTCTCCTACGTCTCGCGCTGTTTCCAGCAGTTTCTGGGAAACATGGGGTACCTGGTTGGCGATTCTGGGATGCTTAGTCATTCTCTCGCTCTATACCGATTTCGGTGATTTTTTACAGGGGTTCAGCGATGGTTTCACCGACGAAGGAAAGCGGAAACCGTTATCAACAGGAGTATTGATCGGCGCTAGTTTTGTCCTGCTTCTGGGTCTTTTATTATGCATTGCCGTTCTGTCGGGTATATCGCACCTGTACTACCGAGCGTTTCACCAGCATGTATTCCGAAAGAACCAGGTCGCTTATACAATACTTTATATAGTATGCCTGCTTTTATTCTGGAATCTTCTGAGTGATGGTCTCGAAAAGCTGAATTTCTTCGGTACCGTCCGGAAGAAGTCGACGGTGATGGATGCGGCCGAGTACAACGAAATGATAGCTTCCGTACTGGCATCGATCCTACTGATTTATATGGTTGTCTACGGCTTCATCATCGACTACCGCAAAAGCCGTAAGCTACAAACCGCGCTCGTACAGCAGCGGACGCAGGCTGAACTGGATGCCTTAAAAGCACAGGTAAATCCCCATTTTCTGTTCAACTCGCTCAATAATATCTACGGCACTGCCATTCAGGAAGGTAGTCCGCGTACGGCCGAGAGCGTTCAGCAACTATCGGGGATTGTTCGCTACGTGATGGAAGAGTCGCGGCTGCAAACCACCGATATCCGGCGCGAGCTTCGGTTCATCGGGGACTTTGTTGAACTCCAGCAGCTTCGTTTGCCGAATCTAGATACTATCGATATCCGGACTACGGTTGATTGGGATGAACAACCGGCTCATATTGTCCCACTCCTGCTGAATCCGTTGATTGAAAATGCGTTCAAATACGGTATCAGTATCCACTATCCTTGCTTTGTCTATATAAGCCTGCGGGTTCAGGAGGGCCAGTTGCGTCTCACGACCGAAAACAGCGTACTGCCCCGCAACGAACTCGAAAAAAGTACGGGCCTCGGCCTGGCAAACGTCCGGCAACGACTTGACCTGGCTTATCCGGACCGTTACCGGTTGGCTATCAACGAAACCGACGAAACCTTTCATGTAACACTCACCATTGATTTGTAA